The Sebastes umbrosus isolate fSebUmb1 chromosome 19, fSebUmb1.pri, whole genome shotgun sequence genome has a segment encoding these proteins:
- the smad4a gene encoding mothers against decapentaplegic homolog 4a isoform X1 — MSITNTPTSNDACLSIVHSLMCHRQGGESETFAKRAIESLVKKLKEKKDELDSLITAITTNGAHPSKCVTIQRTLDGRLQVAGRKGFPHVVYARLWRWPDLHKNELKHVKYCQYAFDLKCDNVCVNPYHYERVVSPGIGTYLTDLSGLTLSNSDRLLVKDEYEYDYDYDNQQSHSSSESHLQTIQHPPSRPGPQETFINPALLPPVEGSSSASTSAFSNISAGPSNPTPNWSRNSSFNSAVPQHQNGHLQHHPAMPHTGHYWPVTNEIAFQPPISSHPAPDYWCSIAYFEMDVQVGETFKVPSTCPIVTVDGYVDPSGGDRFCLGQLSNVHRTENIERARLHIGKGMQLECKGEGDVWVRCLSDHAVFVQSYYLDREAGRAPGDAVHKIYPSAHIKVFDLRQCHRQMQQQAATAQAAVTAQAAAVAGNIPGPGSVGGIAPAISLSAAAGIGVDDLRRLCILRMSFVKGWGPDYPRQSIKETPCWIEIHLHRALQLLDEVLHTMPIADPHPLD; from the exons ATGTCAATCACGAACACTCCCACGAGTAATGATGCCTGTCTGAGCATTGTGCACAGCCTGATGTGCCACCGACAGGGAGGGGAGAGTGAAACCTTTGCTAAGCGAGCTATTGAGAGTCTTGTCAAGAAgctgaaggagaagaaagatgaGCTGGATTCCCTCATCACCGCCATCACTACGAATGGAGCTCATCCTAGCAAGTGTGTAACCATACAACGAACTTTGGATGGACGCCTACAG GTTGCGGGGCGCAAAGGTTTCCCCCATGTTGTCTATGCCCGACTGTGGCGATGGCCTGATCTACACAAGAACGAATTAAAGCACGTGAAATATTGTCAGTATGCCTTTGACTTGAAATGTGACAATGTTTGTGTCAACCCATACCACTACGAGAGGGTCGTCTCTCCTGGCATTGGTACGTACCTCACAG aCTTATCAGGGCTGACCCTTTCAAATTCAG ATCGACTCTTGGTAAAGGATGAGTATGAGTATGACTATGACTACGACAACCAGCAATCTCACTCAAGCTCTGAAAGCCACCTGCAGACTATCCAGCATCCCCCGTCAAGACCCGGTCCACAGGAGACCTTCATCAACCCCGCTCTACTCCCCCCGGTGGAGGGCAGCAGTTCAGCTTCAACCTCTGCTTTCTCTAACATCAGTGCTGGACCCTCAA ATCCCACCCCCAATTGGAGCAGAAACAGCAGCTTCAACTCTGCAGTGCCTCAACATCAGAACGGGCATCTACAGCATCATCCAGCCATGCCCCACACAGGGCATTACT GGCCCGTTACCAATGAAATTGCGTTCCAGCCCCCCATATCCAGTCACCCTG CTCCAGACTACTGGTGCTCCATTGCGTACTTTGAGATGGATGTCCAAGTTGGGGAGACGTTTAAGGTGCCATCCACATGTCCGATAGTGACTGTGGATGGCTACGTGGATCCATCAGGAGGGGACCGCTTTTGCTTGGGCCAGCTGAGCAATGTCCACAGGACAGAGAACATAGAGAGAGCCAG GCTCCACATTGGCAAAGGCATGCAGCTGGAGTGCAAAGGTGAAGGAGACGTCTGGGTGCGCTGTTTGAGCGATCACGCGGTGTTTGTGCAGAGCTATTACCTGGATCGAGAGGCTGGACGTGCCCCTGGAGATGCAGTTCACAAGATCTACCCCAGTGCTCACATCAAG GTGTTTGACTTGCGTCAGTGCCACAGGCAgatgcagcagcaggcagcgaCAGCTCAGGCAGCAGTTACAGCTCAGGCAGCAGCCGTGGCCGGGAACATACCCGGGCCCGGCTCTGTGGGAGGCATCGCCCCGGCCATCA gtctgtctgctgctgcaggcatCGGGGTTGATGACCTGCGCAGGCTGTGCATCCTGCGGATGAGCTTCGTGAAGGGCTGGGGGCCCGACTACCCACGGCAAAGCATCAAAGAGACGCCATGCTGGATCGAGATCCATTTACACCGAGCTCTACAGCTGCTGGATGAAGTTCTGCATACCATGCCCATCGCTGACCCTCACCCGCTTGACTGA
- the LOC119478383 gene encoding bone morphogenetic protein 10-like yields MTVSVFSNLGLIRSPNVLLLSLTALSLSSPIRPPGTHHRVSVGRDVGVNPLLDARDFLSQFLSTMNLTELRPQPRPLAARKEPPEYMLELYERFANDRTAVPSTNVVRSFKNEDSSPYRITPRGVRIHPLLFNISMCHHEHIAMAELRLFTLFQKARRPYAGIDCKVTIYKIHEGVVMTKEVGREVRRRDKEEVVGMDDLEELVTKHIHAKDNSWVSFDLTHVVALWRKSGCATHRLEVHIPSLGPEEVEEATREVERSVEINIDRSLEGRHNAVMIVFSDDQKQDKQELDRMIEHENDLPENVGRSQQAFWGNVNHNADQDELDTQSFMQPRSNLIYDTPPRIRRNVKSEPCKRTPLFVDFKDIGWDSWIIQPVSYEAYQCNGVCTPPMTSEVSPTKHAMVQTRLSLKNPERVSRACCVPTKLEPISLLYHDNGVITFNHKYEGMVVAECGCR; encoded by the exons ATGACCGTTTCAGTCTTCTCCAACCTCGGGTTGATCCGCTCTCCGAATGTCCTACTTCTGTCGTTGACCGCTTTGAGCTTGAGCAGTCCCATCAGGCCTCCCGGGACCCATCACAGGGTATCAGTCGGTAGGGATGTGGGTGTTAATCCGCTACTTGATGCACGGGACTTTCTCAGCCAGTTCCTGTCCACAATGAACCTCACAGAGCTGAGGCCCCAGCCCAGGCCCCTCGCCGCCCGCAAGGAGCCACCAGAGTACATGCTGGAGCTGTACGAGCGATTTGCCAACGACCGCACTGCTGTGCCCTCGACCAACGTTGTGCGCAGTTTCAAGAATGAAG ATTCCTCCCCCTACCGTATAACACCCAGGGGTGTAAGGATACATCCCCTGCTATTCAACATCTCAATGTGCCACCATGAGCACATAGCAATGGCCGAGCTTCGCCTTTTCACCCTGTTCCAGAAGGCCCGAAGACCATACGCTGGCATTGACTGCAAGGTGACCATCTACAAAATACACGAGGGCGTTGTTATGACAAAAGAGGTGGGGAGAGAAGTGAGAAGGAGGGAtaaagaggaggtggtggggaTGGACGATTTGGAGGAACTGGTGACAAAGCATATCCATGCCAAAGATAACAGCTGGGTGTCGTTTGACCTGACTCATGTGGTCGCGCTCTGGCGGAAGTCAGGGTGTGCAACTCACAGACTGGAGGTTCACATTCCAAGTCTGGGGCCAGAAGAGGTGGAAGAAGCCACACGAGAGGTCGAGAGGTCGGTCGAGATCAATATTGACAGGAGCTTGGAGGGGAGACACAATGCGGTGATGATCGTATTCTCGGATGATCAGAAACAGGATAAACAAGAGCTCGACCGGATGATCGAACATGAGAATGACCTTCCGGAAAACGTGGGCCGGAGCCAACAGGCTTTCTGGGGGAACGTTAATCACAACGCCGACCAGGACGAATTGGACACACAGTCCTTCATGCAACCGCGGTCCAACCTTATCTATGACACACCTCCCCGAATCCGTCGCAATGTTAAGAGCGAGCCATGCAAGAGGACCCCGCTCTTTGTGGATTTTAAAGACATCGGCTGGGATTCGTGGATCATCCAGCCGGTGAGCTACGAGGCGTACCAGTGCAACGGCGTGTGCACCCCACCCATGACCTCCGAGGTCTCGCCCACCAAACACGCCATGGTGCAGACGCGGCTGAGTCTTAAGAATCCAGAGAGGGTATCGCGTGCCTGCTGTGTGCCCACTAAGCTGGAGCCCATCTCGCTCCTTTATCACGATAACGGGGTGATCACCTTCAACCACAAGTATGAGGGGATGGTGGTGGCAGAGTGTGGCTGTAGATAG
- the smad4a gene encoding mothers against decapentaplegic homolog 4a isoform X2 has translation MSITNTPTSNDACLSIVHSLMCHRQGGESETFAKRAIESLVKKLKEKKDELDSLITAITTNGAHPSKCVTIQRTLDGRLQVAGRKGFPHVVYARLWRWPDLHKNELKHVKYCQYAFDLKCDNVCVNPYHYERVVSPGIDLSGLTLSNSDRLLVKDEYEYDYDYDNQQSHSSSESHLQTIQHPPSRPGPQETFINPALLPPVEGSSSASTSAFSNISAGPSNPTPNWSRNSSFNSAVPQHQNGHLQHHPAMPHTGHYWPVTNEIAFQPPISSHPAPDYWCSIAYFEMDVQVGETFKVPSTCPIVTVDGYVDPSGGDRFCLGQLSNVHRTENIERARLHIGKGMQLECKGEGDVWVRCLSDHAVFVQSYYLDREAGRAPGDAVHKIYPSAHIKVFDLRQCHRQMQQQAATAQAAVTAQAAAVAGNIPGPGSVGGIAPAISLSAAAGIGVDDLRRLCILRMSFVKGWGPDYPRQSIKETPCWIEIHLHRALQLLDEVLHTMPIADPHPLD, from the exons ATGTCAATCACGAACACTCCCACGAGTAATGATGCCTGTCTGAGCATTGTGCACAGCCTGATGTGCCACCGACAGGGAGGGGAGAGTGAAACCTTTGCTAAGCGAGCTATTGAGAGTCTTGTCAAGAAgctgaaggagaagaaagatgaGCTGGATTCCCTCATCACCGCCATCACTACGAATGGAGCTCATCCTAGCAAGTGTGTAACCATACAACGAACTTTGGATGGACGCCTACAG GTTGCGGGGCGCAAAGGTTTCCCCCATGTTGTCTATGCCCGACTGTGGCGATGGCCTGATCTACACAAGAACGAATTAAAGCACGTGAAATATTGTCAGTATGCCTTTGACTTGAAATGTGACAATGTTTGTGTCAACCCATACCACTACGAGAGGGTCGTCTCTCCTGGCATTG aCTTATCAGGGCTGACCCTTTCAAATTCAG ATCGACTCTTGGTAAAGGATGAGTATGAGTATGACTATGACTACGACAACCAGCAATCTCACTCAAGCTCTGAAAGCCACCTGCAGACTATCCAGCATCCCCCGTCAAGACCCGGTCCACAGGAGACCTTCATCAACCCCGCTCTACTCCCCCCGGTGGAGGGCAGCAGTTCAGCTTCAACCTCTGCTTTCTCTAACATCAGTGCTGGACCCTCAA ATCCCACCCCCAATTGGAGCAGAAACAGCAGCTTCAACTCTGCAGTGCCTCAACATCAGAACGGGCATCTACAGCATCATCCAGCCATGCCCCACACAGGGCATTACT GGCCCGTTACCAATGAAATTGCGTTCCAGCCCCCCATATCCAGTCACCCTG CTCCAGACTACTGGTGCTCCATTGCGTACTTTGAGATGGATGTCCAAGTTGGGGAGACGTTTAAGGTGCCATCCACATGTCCGATAGTGACTGTGGATGGCTACGTGGATCCATCAGGAGGGGACCGCTTTTGCTTGGGCCAGCTGAGCAATGTCCACAGGACAGAGAACATAGAGAGAGCCAG GCTCCACATTGGCAAAGGCATGCAGCTGGAGTGCAAAGGTGAAGGAGACGTCTGGGTGCGCTGTTTGAGCGATCACGCGGTGTTTGTGCAGAGCTATTACCTGGATCGAGAGGCTGGACGTGCCCCTGGAGATGCAGTTCACAAGATCTACCCCAGTGCTCACATCAAG GTGTTTGACTTGCGTCAGTGCCACAGGCAgatgcagcagcaggcagcgaCAGCTCAGGCAGCAGTTACAGCTCAGGCAGCAGCCGTGGCCGGGAACATACCCGGGCCCGGCTCTGTGGGAGGCATCGCCCCGGCCATCA gtctgtctgctgctgcaggcatCGGGGTTGATGACCTGCGCAGGCTGTGCATCCTGCGGATGAGCTTCGTGAAGGGCTGGGGGCCCGACTACCCACGGCAAAGCATCAAAGAGACGCCATGCTGGATCGAGATCCATTTACACCGAGCTCTACAGCTGCTGGATGAAGTTCTGCATACCATGCCCATCGCTGACCCTCACCCGCTTGACTGA